A stretch of DNA from Nitrospirota bacterium:
GGGCGGTGGGTCGGTTTGAGGGCCAACGTGAGGTATGAATCTGTTCCCTTCACGGCTAGGCCGAACATCGGAACCGTGCGGCCGTTGGTTCGCAAGGCCTCAATGAATTGCGCGCGGACCGCCGCTCTGGTTCCAGAGATATAGGCGAATTCATGCAGGTCAAACTGTTCGGCGAAGAGGGCTCGCAGCTTGTCATAGGGAGGGAGTGGCGTGGTCGTGACTCGATGGGTCGGCAAGACGGTGAGTCCCGGGTCTTCGAGGGCGGCCAGCAACATCAGTACGCCGTCGTAGGGCTGGTATCCCGCTGGTGATCCGCCCTGTTGCCGGCGCAGCCGTTGATAGTTCAGCGCTGTTTCGTAGCGATGGTGGCCGTCCGCGATGAAGAGTGGCTTGGGGCCCATCGCGTCGACGGTCTGGGCGAGAACCGTTGGGTCGGTGACGGCCCATAGTTGTTGCCGGAATCCCACGTCATCGGCAAAATCGAAACGAGCCGGCTTTCCCTTGACGGCTGCTTCGAGGAGCCCGATCACGACGTTCTGGGGATCTGAATAGAGAGACCAGATCGGGCTGAAATTCGTGTGGCAGGCTTCGAGCAGATTCAGGCGATCCGTTTTTGCCGCAGCCCGCGTATTTTCATGCGGATACACATGACCGGAGTCAAGGGCTTCCAGTTTCACTGTGGCAAGAAAACCTTTCAGTGTCTTCATCGGGGTCTGAGAGTCTGCTCCGGGCGGGCGATAGTCGATGGTGTGGTAATACAGGGTGGGTTGCGCATCGCGTTTCAGAGCTCCGCTTCGGAGCCATTCATGGAGAGTCGCCCCGGCCCGCGTGTAGCGATTGTTCGCAGGGTTATCGCCGGGCTGGTCGAGACCGAGCTCCAGGCGGATGATATTCTGTGGATGGCGGTTGTAGAGGGCCTGTTGCCCTGCGGCATCGATGATATCGTAGGGAGGGGCAACGACCCGGTCGACGTCTCCGATCACCGACGTGTCGTAGGCGGTTCCGTGAAACGGAATGATTTTGGCCATGTTGAATCCTTTGCTCCGTGAGATGGTTCAGGGCGTTGAGCGACCATTATATGAAAGGTGAGTCCTTGTCCCTACGCGGTGCCATTTCCAAGGGCTGCTCCCTGGAAACACGCAGGAAGAAAGGCTATCGGTCGCGGGTAACCATGTAGTCGGCGGTCACCGAGAGGGCTCGTTTGGCCGTACTGTCTTCGAACTGGTCGAGATCTCGCTGGGCCTCGTCGATATAGGATCGTGCCCGATCCATGGCATAGGTAATGGAGCCCAATTCTTCCATCATGCGGATGAATCGGCCCAGGTCTTCTTCTGTCAGAGCCCTGGTTTCCATGCGATTGATGATCATCTGCCGGTCCCGTTCTGAACAATGATGTAACAGATGTAACAGCGGCAGCGTGGCCTTGCCTTCGCGGAGGTCCTGCCCCAGCGATTTGCCTAGGTGTTCGCCATTGGCTGTGTAGTCGAGCGTGTCATCGGCTACCTGGAAGGCAATTCCGAGATGGAGACCAAACCGGAACAGCGCCTCCTGCTGAGGCTCCGAGGCATCCGCGAGAATGGCGCCCATCCGACAGGAGGCGGCCATCAAGCCGGCCGTCTTGTGTTCGACAATCTTCAGATACTCCGTCTCCGGCATGGAGGGGTTGCCGTTGTAATAGAGCTGAAGCACTTCGCCTTCCGCCATCTTTTTGCACGCTTCACCGAGCACTTCGTTGATCGCATGATTCCGGAAGTCGACGACCTGACAGAAGGCTTTGGAGTAGAGATAGTCGCCGACGAGGATGCTGATTTGATTGCCCCAAACTTTCCTGGCGGTCCGCCGGCCCCGGCGGATATCGGCGTCGTCAACCACATCGTCGTGGAGCAGAGAAGCGGTATGAATGAACTCCACCAGACTGGCGAGTTGGTAATGATCGCGACCGGTGTAACCGCAGAGACGGGCGGAGAGCAGGAGCAAAAAGGGTCTGATGCGTTTTCCGCCGCTGTTCAGAATGTGGGCGGCGACGGTGTTGACAAGCGCCACGCTGGAATCAAGGTTCGTACGAGCCTGGCGTTCCATCCCCTCCAGCTCATCACGGTAGGCCTCCCAGACGTCTGCCATGCTGTTGATCGCGGGAGTGATTGGGCTTGGGGGCATGCGCGGATGGTAGGGCAGAAAAGGAAACAAAGTCAAGCCAGTCACCCCTTTGAGAGGATGGCCGGCATAGGCCATCTCTCCGGGAGACAATCTTGACAGAAGAATCATGCTTCCATTAAGGTGATCCGAGTGGACAGGAACGGAATTCGCCTTGTGAGTGAGGGGGTTATCCATCCCAACTGCCTCTCTGGTGTAGTCTCCGTCAGGTAACAGCTACGTCTTCA
This window harbors:
- a CDS encoding DUF1015 domain-containing protein, whose protein sequence is MAKIIPFHGTAYDTSVIGDVDRVVAPPYDIIDAAGQQALYNRHPQNIIRLELGLDQPGDNPANNRYTRAGATLHEWLRSGALKRDAQPTLYYHTIDYRPPGADSQTPMKTLKGFLATVKLEALDSGHVYPHENTRAAAKTDRLNLLEACHTNFSPIWSLYSDPQNVVIGLLEAAVKGKPARFDFADDVGFRQQLWAVTDPTVLAQTVDAMGPKPLFIADGHHRYETALNYQRLRRQQGGSPAGYQPYDGVLMLLAALEDPGLTVLPTHRVTTTPLPPYDKLRALFAEQFDLHEFAYISGTRAAVRAQFIEALRTNGRTVPMFGLAVKGTDSYLTLALKPTHRPQSSASPRAKLDVSLLQQLVVTTICPTQQEQEAILYTKDDHEALDWVADGTGTAALLLNPTKVSEVQAVATAGERMPHKSTYFFPKPLTGLVMNVME
- a CDS encoding polyprenyl synthetase family protein, giving the protein MILLSRLSPGEMAYAGHPLKGVTGLTLFPFLPYHPRMPPSPITPAINSMADVWEAYRDELEGMERQARTNLDSSVALVNTVAAHILNSGGKRIRPFLLLLSARLCGYTGRDHYQLASLVEFIHTASLLHDDVVDDADIRRGRRTARKVWGNQISILVGDYLYSKAFCQVVDFRNHAINEVLGEACKKMAEGEVLQLYYNGNPSMPETEYLKIVEHKTAGLMAASCRMGAILADASEPQQEALFRFGLHLGIAFQVADDTLDYTANGEHLGKSLGQDLREGKATLPLLHLLHHCSERDRQMIINRMETRALTEEDLGRFIRMMEELGSITYAMDRARSYIDEAQRDLDQFEDSTAKRALSVTADYMVTRDR